From a region of the Bernardetia sp. genome:
- a CDS encoding tyrosine-protein phosphatase, translating to MISLFRRKAKSYGNVLPITVDMHSHLLPGIDDGCKSFDESIALIKELIELGYKKLICTPHIMGDFYRNTPEIILGKLDQLTDIINQLGLDIELGAAAEYYLDESFVERIDNAEELLCFGKEKYVLFETSYMNASPHTENVIFMLQSLGYTPVLAHPERYVYLFENYNEQLHKLHSKGVLFQININSLSGYYSRPSKKIAEYLIDEELVSFLGTDMHGERHFKSLVKSRETNHYKKALSQELLNNKLLEE from the coding sequence ATGATTTCATTATTTAGAAGAAAAGCAAAATCGTACGGCAATGTGCTACCAATTACAGTGGATATGCACTCACATCTTTTACCTGGAATAGATGATGGTTGTAAGTCTTTTGACGAATCTATTGCCCTTATAAAAGAGTTAATAGAATTAGGGTACAAAAAACTCATCTGCACACCTCATATTATGGGTGATTTTTACAGAAATACTCCTGAAATAATACTTGGTAAACTAGACCAGCTCACAGACATCATCAATCAGCTAGGACTAGATATAGAACTGGGAGCTGCAGCAGAATACTATTTAGATGAATCTTTTGTAGAACGCATAGACAATGCTGAAGAGCTTCTATGTTTTGGGAAAGAAAAATATGTTCTTTTTGAAACATCTTATATGAATGCTTCACCTCATACAGAGAATGTAATCTTTATGTTACAATCTTTGGGATATACTCCTGTTTTGGCACACCCAGAGCGTTATGTATATCTTTTTGAAAACTATAACGAACAGCTTCATAAGCTACATTCAAAAGGTGTTTTATTTCAAATAAACATAAACTCTTTGTCTGGTTATTACTCTCGCCCTTCGAAAAAAATTGCTGAATATCTGATTGATGAAGAATTAGTAAGTTTCTTAGGTACAGATATGCACGGAGAACGCCACTTCAAATCACTTGTAAAAAGTAGAGAAACTAATCATTATAAAAAAGCTCTTTCTCAGGAACTTCTCAACAACAAGTTATTAGAAGAATAA